The following nucleotide sequence is from Anopheles stephensi strain Indian chromosome 3, UCI_ANSTEP_V1.0, whole genome shotgun sequence.
tttctaGCAAAATCTCCGCTCGGTTCAAGAGGAGGGCTCGGTATGGACCGCGCTGTGTACGGTGCGATTGACCCCGAACTTAGGGGATGACAAAAAAGCAACTTCCCTTGTCCTCCCACTTTAGCCTCTCCTTCCCTTACCTCGGTTCGATCTAATGATAGTGCTCGATAAACATGCATATGCATCTGAGCATAGAACCAGCatattctgctgctgctgctactgcagcTGCGTGATGCGAACGATGAATCTAGCTCAAGGGTGTGGGTGTCGCACTAGGTTAGAATCGACTCGGTACGCACTCTGCTCATGTGTTCTTGCCCCAGCCCCACAAAGCTTGGTACGTACGATGCGTTTTCATCCAACGATGCATCATAATTTAAACGTCACCCTCGAGAGGGAAAGACAAATAGTAAATGGATTGTGTCGCGGGTCATCACGACCTGGCTAACGCTAACGCAACTGACACTGacctgtgtgagtgtgcctcACGCGGTATGTCAGCGGACAACGGTGGACGGAGAGTAAAATCTCATTTACTGCGTGATTAATTGTGCACCTTGCGTAAATGCATCATCAAACGAacgatcgattcgatcgaaCGGTAGCAGTTTGTGAGGAGAGAAAATTGCACCCTCCATGAACGTCGCCGTCCTCCTCTTTTCACATCTTATTTATTATGGAACGTGCGGAAAACCTATTAGCTGTGGACATAGTTCGTCAATTTGCATAGCGGGAAAGTGCAAATACCCGCAGCCTATCACTGGCAACGATAATGTGCCTTTAAGAGGAATCAATTCTGCAAAAAAAGGattattaattgaaaacataCGAAGCGGAAGGAGAAAATTGACGACAAGTTCCCTCTGTATGTGACGTTACTGATCGCATTCCTTCCTGGAATGGCTGAATTGGCGCCTTATTGAAAACCTCCCACCTCGAACCACCACCAAGCAATGTTTAAAACCCTTTTCTAGTCACCAGAAAAATCGGTCGGTTATTTTGCATGCAACAAACGCACTCGTTGCTTGTTTGGCGACGTCTCGCGAAAgcgcaaacaaaacatttagcCGACCTTTCCTGACGGACCAGGCCTTGCTGGTGGAAAACCGCAAATGTGCATGTGCAAATATTGATGCGAAATACAACTGCAAGGCGTACAAACGGGGGGCGTTTTGGTTTATCTATTCCAGGCACATCGATGGTGTGTACGAACGAGCACGAAAATCAAATTCACCCGAAGAAAGCCTGGCAAGGTGGCCGGCTGGTGGGtggaggagaagaagaaacccccccccccgcaaCGGTAACAAACACGCGTAAACTTCTTTATGGCCTATTTTCACATTCTCCTCGTTCGCCGAACAGAAACCCTCATCCCCTCTCCCTTCCGATGGAGAGTGGAAAGCGTTTCCATCGCGAATGTGCATTGTATAATTCACATAATTACAATTatgtctttctttcttctttttttgcaacaaaaaacattacCTCATTGCGAATGCGCAATTTCCTTTCTGCCTGCCTTTCCTTGTTTCGTTCAGTGTTGGGGTTCGAGGAGAAGAAACTGGAATGGGGGTTGGTTTGTTTAgaagaggagagagagagagaggagggaAACGCAGTACCCGCGCGCCACTAAACACCGAGTCAATTGGTCATGTTCCGGTCCGCCAAGAGGGCGTGGATTGGAGGGAgggaaaatggagaagaaattTGCGAATGTTTGTTGTGACTGGTTGTTGTTAATGGCGTACCGGTCGTATGACATGTACGACGGACAAGTTGTCTCTTGTAGCCAAGTCAAGCGAGTCAGTCAGCAAACTTAAGCAGTTATCGGAATTACTTTAGTAGTTGTTAAATAAAAGGCAGTAAAATAATTTCTGAATACTAAAGCTAAGTATCGTATTAGACATTCCCATCTAATTTGATAATAAAATTGATAGGTGATCGCTTCCGACTAGGCGATTCGTCCTTCACCAAGCCATTTCGCTGATGCACCTGTTCAATCATCCGTCCGTACAAAGGCCCAACCAATCCGCCCGCTTGGTTTATTACGCTTGATTGGAGTTTGAATGGTGCAACTTTTTATTGACAGAGGACGGGATGATAAAATAAATGCGCCTGTTGCGCAACATTCGCCGAGACAAACACTTCTCCGAACAGGTTGTTCATAAAACTGTGCTCTGCTGCAAGCTCTTCGGCTGTCTTGGCGAAAGTTTTCAAACCCCCGACTGCCCGAACCGGCCACGACAAATCAAATGTTTGAAGGAGGCTTGTAGGAAATATGAGACACACGGGTAAAGGAGACCCACTAAACCATCTCTCTGCAGCATATTTTATgagaagcgtgtgtgtgaaaccGGTTCCCCTGACGGTTCAGTGGGACCACTTTTCCACTCATCGTTGATGACCGATTTCCCGATTGATCTGTCATCTCGGGGTGGAAGTGTATTAAATTTTCCTCCTCAACGGCAAAGGATGCGGAGGTACTTAGTCCAGAACGCGATTCCCCACTCCATATTCCGGCTACATAAGGTTTCGATCCGCAGAGCTGGGTACTCCTCCGTGTTCATCGCCGACGATTGCGTAACAACCTACAAAAGCGCCATCCAAAGACTCGCATCCGCTCCAGGGGAACCGGTTCCCGGTTCCGACTTAATGAGaaaatttcactttcatccATCCATGGGTGAAGCCCAGTTTTTCGCCATCGCCATTATGGTTGGCGCTGCTTTGTTGCTTATTGGCACAGTTACCGATCGCCGATTTTGCTTCCTTGATGTGTCGGGTGCGCGTCGGTGACGGAAACGGTGTCGGGCCATCTAACAACGCTAGGGCGCACAGTGACCAtttggttgtggttgttgATCGAAGGAGAAACTTTTGCTCGATTACgcattgtttatttatgtgtCAGTCGTAGCATCTTAGCTGGAGGGTAGTCATTTGTCAAGGGGAAGGATCGTGAGGATGTCTAGGTTTCTGTGGCGAGTGGGTCGCGATTTTTGCAAGTGTTTCTTGAAGACAGTCGTTTGAAGTTAGTTAAGTATCTCTCCTGATCCTGAAGATTTCTGAGGACAGGATTACTCATGACGAAGTCATGATTTTCCAAGAGTTTCTTGAAGACATCTGAAGTTAGTTGGTTATCTTGCCTGATTCGTCCAGAAAGATCCTGCGGATTCCTGAGCTATACTAGAAAAATCCTCAATTAAAGGATTAGATTTCACATGTTAGAAAGTTAATTACTTCCCTCAAATCACTTCACAACTTCATATCTTTTCATCAACGTCCCTTGCAGAGACATATGTTTATTTCTCGTCCTATTCCTTTCGCGGCTAAATTACTATTTGTCACAAGTGTAATTAATCTCACAcacttgttgtgtgtgtttttttttcctccgaaGCTATAAACGATAAGCTTATACGATCAGGTGACAACCATTGCCGGAACGTCCGCTCGGTTATGTAAGGGGATGCCGACAATAAGGAAAACCCGCAACTCCTCGGTACTCGGTTGGCGCGGACCGAGAAACCTAAATACCTCGGTCTCGGCTACCTGGACCCGGTGCGTGGTACATTCCATCCCCGATGGCCTTAGTAACTCGGTGGCTCAGTTTCCCTCCCAATCAAACACCTTCACCAACCCATGCGTCATCCATCATCGGGGCGTGTTGCTCAGTGGGTTGACTTTAATtactatcatcatcaccagccaGCCCTCGCTTTCCATCAACGAGACCCTAACGGCCCATCCGTGTCGCTAGTAGTGTGCCTGGGACTGCCGACCCTAAGAAGGAAACAAGTCCCTCCAAGTCTCGCATTTTCCAATTACGTGGCATGTCTTCGTGCCATAGAAACGCAAAGGCGTAATGTTCGCGCGAAGGTGAAGACATGCCAGCAGGGAATTCCAGTTCCTTAACCAACTAGGAAGTGCATCGGAGATAGACAAGAAAAACCGCAGCTAGCCTTTCGGTTCACTCCCCGGACCGACTCGCTCACACAACACCACGCACGCACGGCAAACGTGGTAACATAATAGTCTGCTGCCTCCGTCGTAAAACCGCCGCTTCCGGCGATCGACTCAAACATTCAACACATGCGCACCAACCGCGCTGTCGACATTTCTGTGCTGGCCGGGTGGTTTGGTCTATGCGAGTTGGCTGGCAACGGCCGTGTCTCTATGTTACGTGTCTTAATGTTCGCTACCCATCAGCCGAACCGGGGAGGTGGAGGTGAAAGTGGCGCACGGTCGGGGATgaaatttcactttcattttcttctctgtgtttgttttcgttcgttcgttcgtacgCTCGCTTGAGGTGGGTTGCGTCTGGCGGCCACTTTCCGCTAACCTGGGACTGTGTTTCCAGTATGCTGAGGATTATTTCCTCTTTCACGGGGAAGGAGTGTGATATGGGTGCAGGGAGAAAGGGGgaatttgttttcgtttgcagTTTGCAGTAAGTGTGCGTTGGCAAAGCGGGAAAAGCAGGAAACATTCTTTCATGCCCAACAAAGCCCTAATGACAGACATTCAGCTATGCACCTGAATTGTGATTGAAAAACATCAGGCCATCGTTACGTTTGGATGACGATCCTTATGGCATGCTTGATCGTTCGTCTCAAGCCCTCCTCCATGCCATGTTTGTAACACATTGACCGATTTTTTCCATCCAAGCAACAGGCGCATGGATGCATCGAGACCATTCCTAGACACGTAGATATCTGTAACAAAGACATCTCATGCATATTTAAAGAGAAATTTATGCTTCAAGAACTGTGAAAAATTATCaaacgatttatttttaataaaatttaaagatTTATGTAATTTTAAACATCATCTTAACCTATATTAATCAATAGCTAAATGTTTAAAGGCTAATATTTGTGCAATAACCCAGTCAAGCCCAGTCCTCACTACTGGggagcggtccggatgggattggaaCCTCGGTTCTGCtgttttcaaatgttttgtgtttgaattattaCTTGTTCTACATAAATTTGAGAGATTTTACATACATCGAACGTAAACATTAGTGAAGTATCTAACTTTAACCCTTCCTTAACCCTTAACATCCTCAATTCTGACTACGCGTGGTTTGAACTTatccgatttttgtttttgttttatcccgATGTTTAACACCCaatccaccccaaaaaaaaaaagcaatcgcTCCCACTCCCCCAAAACCGTTACAAACCCTTTTATGATTTTCGGCGGAAAAATCTATAATTCATAGtagtttttctattttcaggtaAAACAAGCAATAACAAAGATATCTGCGGCGAGGACAAACACAAAGAGGAGAACGACCCATGGAACGTCGAAACACACTCCGCGTTCCTCGGCCCGAACCTGTGGGACAAAACCCTGCCCTATGACTCTGATCTCAAAGTGCATCAGGTGAGTGAGGTGAGCAAAAacgatcaaacacttttcTACCTATACGTACCTGTTGCCTGTTTAGCTTAGAGCTGGTTGTGCTGGTTAATGATTGCCTGCTGAGAGATGTGGTAACTGCAATCCAGTAGCATTAGAGcttggtatgtgtgtgtgcgtgtgtgttagtgttgCTGCTAATCATGGACTCTGTCCGCAAGAAGTAAGAGCTAATATTTCCGTTGACTACCAGAAACATTAAAAACAAGATGTTCAAAGCCCAAGCAGTTCCTACAGCAACAAGACCTGCACTATCAATAACTTACCGACAAAGCGACAGCGTCTTGAAGGAACTCttgagcatgaaaaaaaagcggaagtaacagcacacaaaaaaacgcgaTCAGAAATCTGAGAAGACCATCTGAGTATTGTTCGAGACAATGGTACAATtaggttttttcttccccatgCTTTCATCCATCAGTTGCTATACCATTTTCTCGCACCGCTTCAATTACTTTTCTTCGCCTCAGGAGTCAAAGTCCAGTTGCGTCAagaaaaacaccaccaccgccaccttcCTCCTGCCGTCCTTCCGGTCGGTCAGGTCGGTTAGATAAGCCAAACACcatcacactcactcacaccaaCAGATGGTGAGCTGAACGGGACAGTCGGGGTGTTGGAAAGATAGGAATCTCTTTCGGAAACTGCACTCCTCGTACACCACCCGGGGTGACGGTGAACCCGTGGAAAACTGAATGGAAAGagagatgaaaaatatttcggCTGACCAATGCAagcgttttttctttcactgaCCAGAGGTAGTCCGTAAAGTAGTGAAAGTGAGTTAAATTTTTGTGTGCACTTGGCTTCTCATTGTCGGCTCCCAGACGGTCGGAAAAGCATACATACGGTGGTGTGGAAGAGAGGAGGATCAGTATTTTTGTTGGTTAATTTTGGAACTAATTTCCTTTTGCCCCTTCGTTCGTGCCGGAAAATACGCTACTCCCGAGACTCCGAGAAAAGTGATCAACGCTTTATTGATGTCTCTTAAATCATTCGCTCAGCAATAAGCGGCTCGACACGAAAACCGAAAGTgaacaaaaggaaaatcatAAAACCGATGGAAACGGTCGTTCGATGAACTTCGATCCGGACCAACATCACCATGAAACACGATAATAATTGGACTTAATTTTCCACCGCTCGGTAACGCTTCTGTGCCGGTACGATTAGGCCGGCAGTTTGACGGAGTCTGCCAATAAAATCTACAATTGTTGGTCGTAAACATTATAGCTCAAAATTTGAGCCTTGCACACCTTTTTCGAACCGTTTGCATAGGCGGTGGTGTGATTGGCTGTGCAATTTACAATTATTGTAGCCCGCTAAGTGTTAGATAATGGATAGGCAACATAAAAAGCTCGGCCATTACAGCGGtattgttgtttttaaaacgttttaataatttttagaAGAAACTGTACACACGCTTCTCGCTTGCTATTGTCTCGTTTATGGTTGCTTGTTGATGTATTGCTAGCTAGGAGTAGAAAGGGTAGTAAGAAAGTGTACGGTAGCCACCCACTACCGACCCTACTACGACTGAATGATTTGCTGATCTAACCGTACATTATCCGTTCTCTGTTTGCGCTTGCACCATATGCACACACCTCATTGCAGTATGCTGACCTGGACGAGTTTCTCTCGGAAAATGGCATTCCGTACGATGGATTACCGAACAGTAATCTGGGCAACTCGACCAGCCTGACCGGCCAGCGGTCGGACAGCATCGGCCACTGTGCGGGGCTGTCGCTGTCCGGCCTCGGGCAGGTCACCACCAAACGGGAACGATCGCCCTCGCCATCCGATTGCATGAGCCCGGAAACGATGAACCCACCGTCGCCGGCCGATTCAAGTAAGTAGCGTCCCCTACTGGGCAGTTTCCGGGGGTTGCTTTTCTCAAGCGGAAGGAAGGCGGAAGGGAGGAAAACAACCCCCGGTCCTCAGGAAGGCAAAGTCATCAAGGAAGGTTCTTGAGCTGATTGGAATTGATAAGAGATCGCACAGTCTGTTGATTCAACAAATAAATGTTAGGCAGCTGAACAAACATTGACATTAGAGCCGTTGTTTGGCTGTGATTTAGTAAAACTATTTACTCTTAGCTATTGACCGTATTAAATTATTACTGCCAAGTTAGCATTCTTCTGAATTCGAAATAAAAGTCCTAGTCCAAGGATTAaacataccaaaaaaaaatgaaaatattttgaatgcATTCTTCCCAACATTTAAAGATTTTGACTTTATCGTGACAAATAGTTCTTTGACTCCCTCTACCGGAATCGCGCTGTATTTCTCTGATGGACAGGGACAGTCAAAACTGTATCAATTACTGAGTTTCGTTGGGATTTCAACATACGTTTTAATTAGTTCTTTTGACTTATTGGCAACGCAGCATGTTTCGCAGATCTTTACCACGCAACAAGCATACTGTGAAAGCACaagcgttacgaagcgttacttTAAGCTGCTATTCGTATCGGTAGTTTCGCTTGAGTGTTAACGAGCACTAATGCCTTTCATTTTGTGGCGCTCTCTTTCGGAATCACTTGGAACTTCTCTGACAATCACATATGAACAGCGCTTCGGATATATACTATTATCGCAGTTAACCGATCAAACCaacatttcaaaattaaaGACCTGTTCTAGCGAATGTGTGACCGCGTTGACTGCGACGGTATAATTCGCTGACAAAAAAGTCGAGTCGACTAAGATTTTGCGATCACAATCCTCTCCAATCAGTTCAGAATCAACACCATTTTATCATTGTAAACCACTAGCATTAAGATTCATTATGTCAGggcaaattattttattattttattccttccGTTCGAACGAGACACCTACTCTCTTCGTTCAAACCACCCATTATCCAACCCTATTTTCTATGATTACcaccccatccatccatccatcaagaTCATTATTCACcctccccaaaacaaaaaacaaaatcaaaccctcCCCCCATCTCCCACACAACACGCCTCACATCCCTCCACCGACCCCCGTTTTTGGTTACTCTTTTTTTAAGGATCATCTCCCTCATTATTGTAAATGTTAGTTTTCGATGTTACAGCGTTCTCGATGTCGTCCACCCGTGACTTTGATCCGCGAACGCGCGCCTTCTCCGACGAGGAGCTAAAGCCCCAGCCGATGATCAAGAAGTCCCGCAAACAGTTCGTACCGGACGAGATGAAGGACGACAAGTACTGGGCGCGCCGTCGAAAGAACAATATGGCGGCGAAGCGATCGCGCGATGCGCGCCGCATGAAAGAAAACCAAATCGCGCTCCGTGCTGGTTACCTGGAAAAAGAGGTTAGTGTTTACCGTTGGCTCTGCAAAGTGTGAACCGTTTTGGTAATGTTGgcgttatttttgttttttttttctgtcaccTCATTCTCTCCGGTCCGGTAAGCAGAACATGAACCTACATCGAGAGGTGGAACAGCTGAAGCAGGAAAACATGGAGCTGCGCGCCCGGCTGTCCAAATACCAGGAGGTATAATCTTAGCCTAGCCCGATGCAACAATCCACGCTACTTCTACTTCTAGTACACAACACTACTGTTACCACTACGACTACTTTTATTTGCTACTATTGCTACGACTACTACTACCGCTACTACTATCGGTCGTGTCGTCCGAATGTCCGGACATTGCCGCTTGTACCATCACCGCTCATCTGCCACCATCAGCAAGACGAGCCGGGCACTATCAGTTATCGCCATCGCATTACACTCTGGTCTACCAAACGTTACCACCGATCACGCGGCAACagcatgcagcagcagcagcagcaagcatcAGCATACCAGTAGCAGTGCTGCCTAGTGAAAGGCAGCTGTGCATCCGCAATCCTTTCTCCTTTCTTGGTACAAGACAGCAGCACCTAACACAGAACACGGAGGATTCATTGGGAGTGGGCAAAAGGGAAAGGAAAGCGGTCTGTGCGGACGAAATgggatcccttttttttggaggaaaGTCGACGACGAGCAACACACGGTGACTCTCTGCGCTTTAGAGGAGAGCATATGGCTACTATAGTTGTACGTTATGTTTCGTTCGGTTGTTACTACTATAGCTACCACGTAGACCGTTTAGGTTGACTAGTTGAACAGTTGAACCGTAGGACTAATAGACGGCCCGCCGTAAAGCTGGGTTCGAAAGGGAAGATCTAGACATCGTAGGACCGAGGACAGTCGATCGATTCTTAGAAACACTTCCATCTTTCGATGCAGCTTCAGAAGTTAGTGAATGATATTTGAGCGTAAGTCTAGAGCGAAACTGCAGCGTTAGATAAATTGTTATTATGGAACCAAACAGGAGGCGTATGTTACATAAAATATGATTCGAACTCACACTCTCCCCCATACTCAGAACGATGGATAAATAGCAACATACGAGAAACCTTCGTTAGGAGAGTATAAAACAAATACTTATTCAAAAAAGGGGatgaaaaaaagggataatTTTGCTTGCGTGCGCGCACTAGATAACACAATAATAGCGCAGATTAAGCTGTTTGTTTGAGGTTTTAATTCAATtctatttttctgtttttcttgaGTGCGATTCACACAGCTAGAGatagggttttttgttttgttgatttcTTCCGTGTTTT
It contains:
- the LOC118509539 gene encoding thyrotroph embryonic factor isoform X9, producing MSDRDRASPTLIETGLKTLIGGRDSNYPLISGTNVFLFSGKTSNNKDICGEDKHKEENDPWNVETHSAFLGPNLWDKTLPYDSDLKVHQYADLDEFLSENGIPYDGLPNSNLGNSTSLTGQRSDSIGHCAGLSLSGLGQVTTKRERSPSPSDCMSPETMNPPSPADSTFSMSSTRDFDPRTRAFSDEELKPQPMIKKSRKQFVPDEMKDDKYWARRRKNNMAAKRSRDARRMKENQIALRAGYLEKENMNLHREVEQLKQENMELRARLSKYQEV
- the LOC118509539 gene encoding uncharacterized protein DDB_G0292186 isoform X7; amino-acid sequence: MNMEFQPLPPVSTMNIGPPTPSPSPHIQILSNGPNGNGPAGVAGGGGPGGGHNGMGPGNNGVHSQLLGPMPPPSILPIGMPLQQVVHNLQHLTNVGGLGMGGNPQQQQQQQQQPQHQQQQHQQQQQTHQNLLTSNTPGANGLTGIHHGGTQNLPPTSQLLQAIHQNTSNNNNNGANNNNNNNNTINLNNNSNSNGNNNNNSITQYQVQQLWRHHAYLNGKTSNNKDICGEDKHKEENDPWNVETHSAFLGPNLWDKTLPYDSDLKVHQYADLDEFLSENGIPYDGLPNSNLGNSTSLTGQRSDSIGHCAGLSLSGLGQVTTKRERSPSPSDCMSPETMNPPSPADSTFSMSSTRDFDPRTRAFSDEELKPQPMIKKSRKQFVPDEMKDDKYWARRRKNNMAAKRSRDARRMKENQIALRAGYLEKENMNLHREVEQLKQENMELRARLSKYQEV
- the LOC118509539 gene encoding thyrotroph embryonic factor isoform X10, whose product is MSDRDRASPTLIETGLKTLIGGRDSNYPLISGTNGKTSNNKDICGEDKHKEENDPWNVETHSAFLGPNLWDKTLPYDSDLKVHQYADLDEFLSENGIPYDGLPNSNLGNSTSLTGQRSDSIGHCAGLSLSGLGQVTTKRERSPSPSDCMSPETMNPPSPADSTFSMSSTRDFDPRTRAFSDEELKPQPMIKKSRKQFVPDEMKDDKYWARRRKNNMAAKRSRDARRMKENQIALRAGYLEKENMNLHREVEQLKQENMELRARLSKYQEV
- the LOC118509539 gene encoding probable basic-leucine zipper transcription factor C isoform X5, translating into MNMEFQPLPPVSTMNIGPPTPSPSPHIQILSNGPNGNGPAGVAGGGGPGGGHNGMGPGNNGVHSQLLGPMPPPSILPIGMPLQQVVHNLQHLTNVGGLGMGGNPQQQQQQQQQPQHQQQQHQQQQQTHQNLLTSNTPGANGLTGIHHGGTQNLPPTSQLLQAIHQNTSNNNNNGANNNNNNNNTINLNNNSNSNGNNNNNSITQYQVQQLWRHHAYLNGKTSNNKDICGEDKHKEENDPWNVETHSAFLGPNLWDKTLPYDSDLKVHQVSEYADLDEFLSENGIPYDGLPNSNLGNSTSLTGQRSDSIGHCAGLSLSGLGQVTTKRERSPSPSDCMSPETMNPPSPADSIFDVTAFSMSSTRDFDPRTRAFSDEELKPQPMIKKSRKQFVPDEMKDDKYWARRRKNNMAAKRSRDARRMKENQIALRAGYLEKENMNLHREVEQLKQENMELRARLSKYQEV
- the LOC118509539 gene encoding putative uncharacterized protein DDB_G0293878 isoform X8 is translated as MNMEFQPLPPVSTMNIGPPTPSPSPHIQILSNGPNGNGPAGVAGGGGPGGGHNGMGPGNNGVHSQLLGPMPPPSILPIGMPLQQVVHNLQHLTNVGGLGMGGNPQQQQQQQQQPQHQQQQHQQQQQTHQNLLTSNTPGANGLTGIHHGGTQNLPPTSQLLQAIHQNTSNNNNNGANNNNNNNNTINLNNNSNSNGNNNNNSITQYQVQQLWRHHAYLNGKTSNNKDICGEDKHKEENDPWNVETHSAFLGPNLWDKTLPYDSDLKVHQVSEYADLDEFLSENGIPYDGLPNSNLGNSTSLTGQRSDSIGHCAGLSLSGLGQVTTKRERSPSPSDCMSPETMNPPSPADSTFSMSSTRDFDPRTRAFSDEELKPQPMIKKSRKQFVPDEMKDDKYWARRRKNNMAAKRSRDARRMKENQIALRAGYLEKENMNLHREVEQLKQENMELRARLSKYQEV
- the LOC118509539 gene encoding uncharacterized protein DDB_G0292186 isoform X6 is translated as MNMEFQPLPPVSTMNIGPPTPSPSPHIQILSNGPNGNGPAGVAGGGGPGGGHNGMGPGNNGVHSQLLGPMPPPSILPIGMPLQQVVHNLQHLTNVGGLGMGGNPQQQQQQQQQPQHQQQQHQQQQQTHQNLLTSNTPGANGLTGIHHGGTQNLPPTSQLLQAIHQNTSNNNNNGANNNNNNNNTINLNNNSNSNGNNNNNSITQYQVQQLWRHHAYLNGKTSNNKDICGEDKHKEENDPWNVETHSAFLGPNLWDKTLPYDSDLKVHQYADLDEFLSENGIPYDGLPNSNLGNSTSLTGQRSDSIGHCAGLSLSGLGQVTTKRERSPSPSDCMSPETMNPPSPADSIFDVTAFSMSSTRDFDPRTRAFSDEELKPQPMIKKSRKQFVPDEMKDDKYWARRRKNNMAAKRSRDARRMKENQIALRAGYLEKENMNLHREVEQLKQENMELRARLSKYQEV